In a genomic window of Sulfitobacter sp. S223:
- a CDS encoding recombinase family protein translates to MKVGYARVSSVGQSLDTQIDKLTAFGCEKVFREKRSGATRDKREAVNAALEFCREGDVLVITKLDRLARSMSDLQDVSKTLDRKGVDFIVLDQSIDTTTPAGRLTFHLLGAVAEFERDLIAERRNEGIEKAKQRGVKFGRREKLTDAQVEELRTAYAAGETRQELMKRFGISKSTFYRLCSVGAA, encoded by the coding sequence ATGAAAGTAGGATATGCACGTGTGTCGTCGGTCGGGCAGAGCCTAGACACACAAATTGACAAGCTTACGGCCTTCGGCTGTGAAAAGGTCTTCAGGGAGAAGCGCTCGGGGGCAACACGCGACAAACGTGAGGCCGTGAACGCTGCACTCGAGTTCTGTAGGGAAGGGGACGTGCTGGTCATCACCAAGCTCGACCGCCTTGCCCGCTCTATGTCTGATCTTCAGGATGTCAGCAAAACCCTCGACCGTAAGGGGGTTGATTTCATCGTGCTCGATCAGAGCATAGACACGACAACGCCTGCCGGTCGCCTTACCTTCCATCTGCTCGGAGCGGTGGCTGAGTTTGAGCGAGACCTGATAGCAGAGCGCCGCAACGAAGGTATCGAGAAGGCCAAGCAGCGGGGCGTGAAGTTCGGTCGCCGTGAAAAGTTGACGGATGCCCAGGTTGAGGAGCTCCGCACAGCTTATGCGGCAGGGGAGACGCGCCAAGAGCTCATGAAGCGCTTTGGTATATCGAAGAGCACCTTCTACCGATTGTGTTCGGTTGGGGCTGCATAA
- a CDS encoding DUF262 and DUF1524 domain-containing protein, with protein sequence MKATEAKLLAFLKKSPQFVIPIYQRTYSWTEKECRQLWDDIIRSGKNDSVSVHFIGSIVYIEEGLSNNTVQSPQLVIDGQQRLTTVTLLIAALAKALGDDDEPVEGFSARKLRNYYLLNPEETGERHYKLLLSQTDKTSLTAIIAGNEPPENHSLRVTQNFKLFEELIASCKDGLRAICNGLAKLVVVDIALNRDQDNPQLIFESMNSTGRELSQADLIRNFILMGLEPVLQTRLYEQFWRPMEVAFGQEAYNTHFDAFMRHYLTVKTGEIPRLDEVYEAFKQHARSIGAIDAGVEPLVKEIRDYARYFCAMALGAELDPNLKLAFHDLRELKVDVAYPFLLELYNDYANDVLNKTDFAEAIRLVEAYVFRRAICAIPTNSMNKTFATFTKVLKKDRYLESIKAHFLTMPSYRRFPKDEEFERDIQTRDLYNFRSRSYWLRRFENFGRKERVSVDEYTIEHIMPQNEDLSSAWQTALGSDWERVHETWLHTLGNLTLTGYNSEYSDKPFTSKRDMKGGFKESPLKVNAGLGLLEQWDETAIKTRANQLAETALDVWPAPELSAEILIAYRPKIVSKDSYAIEDHPHLVSGPIHDLFMAFRKEVTALDPCVTEEFLKLYVAYKAETNFVDVVPQAKQLRISLNMRFADISDPRGICQDVSGLGRWGNGDVEVRMSKHEEIPYVIGLVRQSLERQLGSEDAA encoded by the coding sequence ATGAAAGCAACCGAAGCGAAACTTCTCGCATTCCTGAAAAAATCGCCGCAGTTCGTGATCCCTATTTATCAGCGGACATACTCTTGGACGGAGAAAGAGTGTCGCCAACTGTGGGATGACATCATCCGCTCAGGGAAAAACGATTCAGTTTCAGTGCACTTTATCGGCTCAATCGTTTATATTGAGGAAGGGCTTTCCAACAACACTGTTCAGTCACCGCAGCTAGTTATTGACGGGCAGCAAAGATTGACAACTGTGACCCTACTGATTGCCGCCTTAGCAAAGGCTCTTGGCGATGATGATGAGCCGGTGGAAGGCTTCTCTGCAAGAAAACTGCGTAACTATTATTTGCTGAACCCCGAAGAGACAGGGGAGAGGCACTATAAGCTTTTGTTGTCACAAACTGACAAGACTAGTCTAACAGCCATCATCGCAGGAAACGAACCACCCGAAAATCATTCCCTTCGCGTGACACAAAATTTCAAGCTATTCGAAGAGCTTATTGCGAGTTGCAAGGATGGTTTAAGAGCTATTTGCAATGGCCTTGCCAAACTGGTGGTTGTAGATATCGCGCTCAATCGCGATCAAGATAATCCACAACTGATTTTCGAAAGTATGAACTCGACAGGTCGCGAGCTGAGTCAAGCCGACCTAATCAGAAATTTCATTCTGATGGGGCTAGAGCCTGTGTTGCAAACAAGGCTTTACGAACAGTTCTGGAGGCCAATGGAAGTGGCTTTCGGCCAGGAAGCCTACAACACTCATTTTGATGCCTTTATGCGTCATTATCTGACTGTGAAAACAGGTGAAATCCCGCGTCTTGATGAAGTCTACGAAGCGTTCAAGCAACACGCACGTTCCATCGGTGCGATCGATGCTGGGGTTGAACCATTGGTTAAAGAAATTCGCGACTATGCGCGATATTTCTGTGCGATGGCGTTGGGAGCTGAGCTAGACCCAAACCTAAAACTCGCGTTCCATGACCTGCGTGAACTCAAGGTCGATGTGGCCTATCCTTTCCTGCTGGAGCTCTACAACGATTACGCGAATGACGTTTTAAACAAGACCGACTTCGCCGAAGCCATCAGGCTTGTTGAGGCGTATGTATTCCGCCGCGCTATCTGCGCTATCCCCACAAACTCGATGAACAAGACGTTTGCGACCTTCACCAAGGTGCTCAAAAAAGATCGCTACCTTGAAAGTATAAAGGCGCACTTCCTAACGATGCCGTCCTATCGTCGCTTCCCCAAGGATGAAGAATTTGAGCGGGATATTCAAACCCGCGATCTCTACAATTTCCGCAGCCGATCTTATTGGTTGCGTCGATTTGAGAACTTTGGTCGTAAGGAACGAGTGTCGGTGGATGAATACACCATCGAGCATATAATGCCTCAGAACGAAGACCTTTCTTCCGCATGGCAAACAGCTCTGGGTTCAGATTGGGAACGGGTGCATGAAACTTGGCTTCATACCCTCGGAAACCTCACCTTGACCGGATATAATTCTGAATACAGCGACAAACCTTTTACGTCTAAGCGTGACATGAAGGGCGGCTTCAAGGAAAGCCCGTTAAAGGTGAATGCGGGGCTAGGGTTGCTGGAGCAATGGGATGAAACAGCCATCAAGACTCGCGCTAACCAGCTTGCTGAAACTGCGCTGGACGTTTGGCCTGCGCCTGAACTTTCTGCTGAAATTCTTATTGCCTACCGTCCAAAGATAGTTAGCAAAGACAGCTATGCTATTGAGGATCACCCTCACTTAGTTTCGGGCCCAATACACGACTTGTTCATGGCATTCAGAAAAGAGGTTACCGCCCTTGACCCGTGCGTGACCGAGGAGTTTCTGAAGCTGTATGTCGCTTACAAAGCTGAAACGAATTTTGTCGATGTCGTTCCACAAGCTAAACAGCTTCGTATATCTTTGAATATGCGTTTTGCCGATATCAGCGATCCAAGAGGTATCTGCCAAGATGTCTCGGGATTAGGACGCTGGGGCAATGGCGACGTGGAGGTTCGTATGAGCAA